DNA from Microbacterium sulfonylureivorans:
CACCCTGCGGATTCCCGGTACAACTGGAGGGTGCTCCACGTCCTCGCCGTCCTCGCCGCCGCCGTCCTGTTCGGCACGACCGGCACGTCGCAGGCGCTCGGCCCAGAGGGCACCACTCCCCTGTCGATCGGCGTCATGCGCATGGTGATCGGCGGCACCGGGCTCGCGGTGATCGCGTTCCTCCTGGCCGCCCGCCACGCCCGCCGCCGCCCGGTCGATGCCGCGGCTCCCCCACGTCCGGGGATCCGCCCGATGTCGCTCATGGTGCTGACCGGCGCATGCCTCGCGATCTACCAGCCCCTGTTCTTCCTCGGCACGTCGCTCAACGGCGTCGCCGTCGGAACCGTCGTCGCGCTCGGGTCCGCTCCGATCCTCGCCGGACTCCTCGAATGGGCGCTCACGCGACGGATTCCCACCCCCACCTGGATGGGAGCGACGGCGCTGGCGACCCTCGGCGTGGTGCTGCTCGGACTCGGCGGCGAGGCGGGTGGCGCAGGCGGCACGGACCCGGTCGGCCTCCTCGGCTCGATCGGCGCGGGCGCCTCGTTCGCAGTGATCGCCAACGCCCAGCGACGCCTGCTCGACGAGGGCTGGGACCCGTTCACCGTCGTGGGCGCGATGGGCGCGAGCTCCGCCGTCCTGTGCGCCTTCGCCGTGCCGTTCGTGGACCTCGCCTGGCTCGGCACCACGAGCGGGCTCGTCATGGCCCTCTGGCTGGGCCTCGCGACGATCTCGGTCGCCTACGTGCTGTTCACCTGGGGCCTCAGCGGGCTCACGGCGGCGACCGCGGCGACGCTGACGCTCGGCGAGCCGCTGACCGCCAGCATCCTGGGTATCACCGTGCTCGACGAGCGGCTGTCGGCACTGGCGATCGTCGGCCTCGTGGTGCTCGCCGGCGGCCTCGCGCTGCTCGCGTGGGGCTCGCGCTCGGCTCGCGACCCGAAGCCGTACGCGATCGAGGCGTGACGAAACCTGCACGCAACGCGCGGGTGGCACACTGGCTGAGACATGGAAGCGACCATCCAGATCCGGCCGGACGACCTCCGCGGCGCCCCCACGCGGCGTCTCATCGCGTTCCACCTCGAGGGCATGCACGACACCTCTCCGCCTGAGAGCGTCCACGCCCTCGACGCCGAGGCCCTGCAGGACCCGACCGTCTCGTTCTGGTCGGCGTGGATCGGCGACGATCTCGCCGGCATCGGCGCGCTCAAGGAGATCGACGGCTCGCGCGGCGAGCTGAAGTCGATGCGCGTGGACGACCGGTTCCGCGGTTTCGGCGTCGGCCGGGCGCTGCTGCGTCACATCATGGCCGACGCTCGCGGACGGGGCATGACCAGCCTGTGGCTCGAGACGGGCAGCACCGACGACTTCCTGCCCGCGCAGCGCCTTTACGAGAGCGAGGGGTTCACGGTGTGCGGCCCGTTCGAGGGCTACGTGCTCGACCCGTTCTCGATCTTCATGACGCGCGCGCTCTGATCCGATCCGGCTGGGCCGGGCGTGTCAGGCGCGTACGACGAGCGCGACCGCGAACGCGGCGACGCCCTCGCTCCGCCCGGTGAAGCCGAGACCGTCGGTCGTCGTCGCCGACACCGACACCGGCGCGCCGCCGAGCGCTGCCGACAGCGCCGCCTCGGCCTCGCCGCGGCGTGCGGCGAAGCGCGGCCGGTTGGCCTGCACCTGCACCGACACGTTGCCGACCCGCCAGCCCGCCTCGCCGAGGAGGCCCAGCGTGCGTGCCAGGAAGACGTCGGCGTGCGCGCCCGCGTACTCGGGGTGGTCGGTGCCGAAGTGGGTCCCGATGTCGCCGAGTCCGGCTGCGGCCAGCAGCGCGTCGACGATCGCGTGGGCGACCGCGTCTCCATCGGAATGTCCCGACAGCGCCCGCTCGCCGGGCCATTCGAGACCGGCGAGCCACAGGGTGCCGTCGCCGCCGAAGGCGTGCACGTCGGTGCCGAGCCCGACCCGTGGGATCGCGACGGGGTGCTCGAGCCCTGCGGAGGCGGGCAGGATCGGCCGCTCCGCGACGAGGGAACGGGCGCGGTCGAGGTCTGCCGCGGTGGTGATCTTGAAGGCGAGCGGATGCCCCTCCACCGCCTCGATCTCGTGTCCGGCGTCTGCGACGAGTGCGGCGTCGTCGGTGAATTCGCCCGTCGCCGTGCGGTAGGCCGCGTCGAGGACGTCTCGCCGGAAGCCCTGCGGAGTCTGCGCCGCCGACAGCTCGGAGCGGTCGACGGCGCCGACGATCCGCGGGCCGTCGACACGCTTGATCGTGTCGAC
Protein-coding regions in this window:
- a CDS encoding DMT family transporter, producing the protein MLHVLAVLAAAVLFGTTGTSQALGPEGTTPLSIGVMRMVIGGTGLAVIAFLLAARHARRRPVDAAAPPRPGIRPMSLMVLTGACLAIYQPLFFLGTSLNGVAVGTVVALGSAPILAGLLEWALTRRIPTPTWMGATALATLGVVLLGLGGEAGGAGGTDPVGLLGSIGAGASFAVIANAQRRLLDEGWDPFTVVGAMGASSAVLCAFAVPFVDLAWLGTTSGLVMALWLGLATISVAYVLFTWGLSGLTAATAATLTLGEPLTASILGITVLDERLSALAIVGLVVLAGGLALLAWGSRSARDPKPYAIEA
- the ispD gene encoding 2-C-methyl-D-erythritol 4-phosphate cytidylyltransferase, giving the protein MTIAPVPRVGIIVVAAGSGTRLGAGAPKGFVGIDEHTILRHALERVFAGPYAQVVVVAPAGREGDALSEALDASGDRRDVVTIVVGGATRQESVQAGLSALWGDVEIVLVHDAARALTPPEVFERVVAAIDSGRAGVVPVLPVVDTIKRVDGPRIVGAVDRSELSAAQTPQGFRRDVLDAAYRTATGEFTDDAALVADAGHEIEAVEGHPLAFKITTAADLDRARSLVAERPILPASAGLEHPVAIPRVGLGTDVHAFGGDGTLWLAGLEWPGERALSGHSDGDAVAHAIVDALLAAAGLGDIGTHFGTDHPEYAGAHADVFLARTLGLLGEAGWRVGNVSVQVQANRPRFAARRGEAEAALSAALGGAPVSVSATTTDGLGFTGRSEGVAAFAVALVVRA
- a CDS encoding GNAT family N-acetyltransferase; translated protein: MEATIQIRPDDLRGAPTRRLIAFHLEGMHDTSPPESVHALDAEALQDPTVSFWSAWIGDDLAGIGALKEIDGSRGELKSMRVDDRFRGFGVGRALLRHIMADARGRGMTSLWLETGSTDDFLPAQRLYESEGFTVCGPFEGYVLDPFSIFMTRAL